CACAAACGATTGATTTTTTATCTCAGTACGTGCCTAAAGGCGCATCACCAATGTGTGGCAATAGCATTGGTCAAGATCGCCGCTTTTTGAATAAATACATGTTAGAGCTTGAAGAGTATTTTCATTATCGCAACATTGATGTGAGCACCATCAAAGAGTTGGTTCGTCGTTGGAGCCCTGAAACAATGAATGGCTTTAGCAAGAAAAATACACATCAAGCATTAGAAGATATCAAAGAGTCTATTGCCGAAATGCAGTTTTATCGCAGTGAAGTATTTAAAATTTAAGCAATTGA
The Shewanella vesiculosa DNA segment above includes these coding regions:
- the orn gene encoding oligoribonuclease — protein: MAVDANNLIWVDLEMTGLEPAVDRVIEIATLVTDQDLNIIAQGPVLAIYQTDDVLAGMDDWNQKHHGESGLIERVRASKCSEQDAITQTIDFLSQYVPKGASPMCGNSIGQDRRFLNKYMLELEEYFHYRNIDVSTIKELVRRWSPETMNGFSKKNTHQALEDIKESIAEMQFYRSEVFKI